From Methylomonas sp. EFPC3, a single genomic window includes:
- a CDS encoding YfiR family protein — MTTTAPDVTLTTAAAQLRGRALSRPSFGSSVAASAWVARLLNLTGCSRSHRPSLLSILCLLVLLATSAGQALAAEALSEAQIKAAYLYNFAKFVEWPATGAPAGAEINLCVIGNNVLEGAVQALDGRKAGERGLKVSQRNHTDASFADCQLLYIGSSEQPRVVPILKNLGNAPVLTLSDIGDFAEKGGAIALLFRDNKVVFEVNLESIRNAGLRLPGQLLNIATHVYGR, encoded by the coding sequence ATGACGACAACCGCCCCAGACGTAACATTAACCACGGCTGCAGCCCAATTGCGCGGCCGGGCATTGTCGCGTCCGTCGTTCGGCTCCAGCGTTGCGGCCTCAGCCTGGGTGGCACGATTGCTAAACCTTACCGGCTGCAGCCGCTCGCATCGGCCCAGTTTACTATCCATCCTGTGTTTGCTGGTACTGCTGGCGACCAGCGCTGGGCAAGCGCTGGCCGCCGAAGCGCTGTCCGAAGCCCAAATCAAAGCGGCGTACCTGTACAACTTCGCCAAATTCGTGGAATGGCCGGCAACCGGGGCGCCGGCTGGCGCCGAGATCAACCTGTGCGTGATCGGCAACAATGTGCTGGAAGGGGCCGTACAAGCTCTGGACGGGCGCAAAGCCGGCGAACGCGGTTTGAAAGTCAGCCAGCGCAACCACACCGACGCCTCCTTCGCCGACTGCCAGTTGCTGTATATCGGCAGTTCCGAGCAACCGCGGGTGGTACCGATTCTAAAAAACTTGGGTAACGCGCCGGTGCTGACACTATCCGACATCGGCGATTTTGCCGAAAAAGGCGGCGCCATCGCCCTGCTGTTCCGCGACAACAAGGTCGTGTTCGAAGTGAATCTGGAATCGATCCGCAACGCCGGCCTGCGGCTTCCCGGCCAACTGTTGAACATCGCCACCCATGTCTACGGGAGATAG